A stretch of the Candidatus Hydrogenedentota bacterium genome encodes the following:
- a CDS encoding glycerophosphodiester phosphodiesterase, with protein sequence MRTRLVTVTVLMMCGMLGPIGPVSAQEKGLIFAHRGGAHEFDENTLDAFRSSYEKGLRGFETDVRMTKDGMLVILHDDNLERTHNATGAVEDKTAAELRTVTSKKTGQPFLFLEELLSYFDDKPGVYLELEMKTGDKALYPDTRLDEYCRKLHEAVKAHEPEGSFYVCTSFDERPLKVIKTLDADADLLLTTDLPCSPDLVKRAQNLGIRRIGCRMEETSRAAVRAAQEAGLVVTGWPGQSLQDYHLAVGLGVDAFCTDIPVAIQTWKAKHE encoded by the coding sequence ATGAGAACTCGACTGGTGACTGTCACGGTCCTAATGATGTGCGGCATGTTGGGTCCGATTGGCCCGGTCTCCGCGCAGGAAAAAGGACTCATTTTTGCCCATCGGGGCGGCGCGCACGAATTCGATGAGAACACACTGGATGCGTTTCGGTCGAGCTATGAGAAAGGGCTGCGCGGTTTCGAGACTGACGTTCGCATGACCAAAGACGGCATGCTGGTCATTTTGCACGACGACAACCTTGAACGCACGCACAATGCGACAGGGGCGGTGGAGGACAAGACCGCCGCCGAGTTGCGCACCGTCACCAGCAAGAAGACCGGCCAACCCTTCCTGTTTCTGGAGGAACTCCTGTCCTACTTCGACGACAAACCCGGCGTGTATCTCGAACTGGAGATGAAGACCGGCGACAAAGCGTTGTATCCGGACACGCGGCTTGACGAGTATTGCCGGAAACTCCACGAAGCCGTTAAGGCCCATGAGCCGGAAGGTTCGTTCTATGTTTGCACCTCCTTTGACGAACGGCCTCTGAAAGTCATCAAAACTCTGGATGCGGATGCGGATCTGCTGCTCACCACCGACTTGCCGTGTTCGCCGGACCTCGTGAAGCGCGCTCAGAACCTGGGAATCAGGCGAATCGGCTGCCGGATGGAAGAAACATCGCGGGCCGCAGTGCGGGCTGCCCAGGAAGCCGGGCTCGTTGTGACCGGCTGGCCCGGCCAAAGTCTGCAGGACTATCACCTTGCTGTCGGTCTGGGCGTGGACGCCTTCTGCACGGACATTCCTGTCGCGATCCAGACTTGGAAGGCGAAGCACGAGTAA